Proteins encoded together in one Urocitellus parryii isolate mUroPar1 chromosome 3, mUroPar1.hap1, whole genome shotgun sequence window:
- the LOC113191822 gene encoding immunoglobulin lambda-like polypeptide 5, with the protein MKSTTGQMGTVPGGLCFGPRQCWALLQLLLLGLAVGAQDLLPPTAAPWSRDPGLRARAGSSPSSLQKLWGRFPLQPGPQGAGPRCWFHGFWSEPQSPWFIFGGGTQLTVLDQPKSAPLVTLFPPSSEELQVNKATLVCLMNDFYPGTVMVAWKANGTTITQGVETTQPSKQRNNKYMASSYLTVTPDQWISHGTYTCQVTHEGSTVEKNVSLAKCSWSPTLTPYAET; encoded by the exons ATGAAATCCACGACAGGCCAAATGGGCACTGTCCCTGGGGGGCTATGCTTTGGCCCCAGGCAGTGCTGGGCTCTTCTGCAGCTATTGCTTCTGGGCCTGGCTGTAGGTGCCCAGGATCTTCTGCCCCCAACAGCAGCACCGTGGAGCAGGGATCCAGGCCTCAGAGCCCGAGCAGGAAGCAGCCCCTCCAGCCTGCAGAAACTGTGGGGCAG GTTCCCACTCCAGCCTGGGCCCCAGGGGGCAGGCCCCAGATGCTGGTTCCATGGGTTTTGGTCTGAGCCTCAGTCACCATGGTTCATCTTTGGTGGTGGAACCCAACTCACTGTCCTAG ACCAGCCCAAGTCTGCTCCCTTGGTCACTCTGTTCCCACCCTCCTCTGAGGAGCTCCAGGTCAACAAAGCCACACTGGTGTGTCTGATGAATGACTTCTACCCGGGCACTGTGATGGTGGCCTGGAAAGCTAATGGCACCACCATCACCCAGGGTGTGGAGACCACCCAGCCCTCCAAACAGAGAAATAACAAGTATATGGCCAGCAGCTACCTGACTGTGACACCTGACCAGTGGATATCTCATGGCACATACACCTGCCAGGTCACACATGAAGGGAGCACTGTAGAAAAGAATGTGTCTCTGGCAAAGTGTTCCTGGTCTCCAACCCTCACCCCATATGCAGAGACCTAG